A window of Mangifera indica cultivar Alphonso chromosome 13, CATAS_Mindica_2.1, whole genome shotgun sequence contains these coding sequences:
- the LOC123194584 gene encoding probable receptor-like protein kinase At1g80640, with translation MNLLLLLILGLLVLLGQPFWIHASFLSDHPLAFSFSAPVSSPLISPVSSSMAAFSPGIQTGSDEQSRVDSHHKMIVALVVPCSALGAIILFLLCFWLYHLKCTHKSSKKNAKNPDAENGVVLSPFLGKFNSVRMVNKKGAVISFIDFKLIEKATNNFHESNILGEGGFGCVYKARLDDNLIVAVKKLDCATQDAGKEFENEVDILSNIQHPNIISLLGYSLSDETKFIVYELMHNGSLETQLHGPSQGSALTWHMRMKVALDTARGLEYLHEHCNPPVIHRDLKSSNILLDSNFNAKLSDFGLAIADGGQNKNNLKLSGTLGYVAPEYLLDGKLTDKSDVYAFGVVLLELLLGKRPVEKLAPAQCQSIVTWAMPRLTDRSKLPNIVDPVIKNTMDLKHLYQVAAVAVLCVQAEPSYRPLITDVLHSLVPLVPVELGGTLRVTPPGPPTDTTIP, from the exons AtgaatcttcttcttcttcttattcttggTTTACTTGTTCTTCTAGGACAACCCTTTTGGATTCATGCTTCTTTCCTTTCAGATCACCCACTTGCCTTCTCATTCTCAGCTCCTGTTTCTTCACCTCTCATTTCTCCCGTTTCTTCTTCAATGGCTGCTTTTTCTCCAG gAATTCAAACGGGCAGTGACGAGCAGAGCCGTGTAGATTCGCACCACAAAATGATTGTTGCGCTCGTTGTTCCATGTAGTGCACTTGgtgcaattattttatttttgttgtgctTTTGGCTTTATCATTTGAAGTGCACACACAAATCCAGCAAGAAAAATGCTAAGAACCCAG ATGCTGAGAATGGAGTTGTATTATCTCCATTTTTGGGCAAATTCAATTCTGTAAGAATGGTTAATAAGAAGGGAGCTGTTATTTCATTTATTGATTTCAAGTTAATTGAGAAAGCAAccaataattttcatgaaagtaATATTTTGGGTGAGGGCGGATTCGGATGTGTTTACAAGGCTAGATTGGATGATAACTTGATTGTGGCAGTTAAGAAATTAGATTGTGCTACTCAAGATGCTGGAAAAGAATTTGAG AATGAGGTGGATATACTAAGCAATATTCAGCATCCAAATATAATTTCACTTCTGGGTTACAGCTTAAGTGACGAGACAAAGTTCATCGTTTACGAATTGATGCATAATGGATCTCTTGAAACTCAATTGCACG GTCCCTCTCAAGGATCAGCATTAACTTGGCATATGCGGATGAAGGTTGCCCTTGATACAGCAAG AGGGTTAGAATATCTCCATGAGCACTGCAATCCGCCAGTCATCCATAGAGATCTGAAATCGTCTAATATACTCTTGGATTCCAACTTTAATGCTAAG CTTTCCGATTTCGGTCTTGCCATAGCCGATGGAGGTCAAAATAAGAATAACCTTAAGCTTTCAGGCACATTGGGTTATGTAGCACCAGAGTATCTGTTAGATG GTAAATTGACAGATAAGAGCGATGTCTACGCTTTCGGGGTTGTGCTTCTGGAACTTCTTCTCGGAAAAAGGCCAGTGGAGAAACTGGCACCAGCTCAATGCCAATCTATTGTCACATGG GCCATGCCTCGGCTCACAGATAGATCTAAACTTCCAAACATCGTGGACCCTGTGATAAAAAATACAATGGATCTGAAGCATTTGTACCAG GTAGCTGCCGTTGCCGTGCTATGTGTGCAAGCAGAACCAAGCTACCGCCCACTGATAACAGATGTTCTGCACTCTCTTGTACCACTTGTTCCTGTTGAGCTCGGAGGCACTCTAAGAGTTACACCACCAGGGCCTCCGACAGACACCACCATACCTTGA